One Mycobacterium paraseoulense genomic window, AGCGCCCGTCCAGCAGCACGTTGAGCGCCGAACGCCCGGCCAGCCGGGCGCTCGGCGGGAGAGAAGCGGGAGAGAACCAAGCGCTAGCCGAGAATCAGGCCCGACGTGGGGACGCCGGTGCCCGCGGTGACCAGCACGTGTTCGACGTCGGGCACCGGGTTCACCGAGGTCCCGCGCAATTGCCGGACCCCCTCGGCGATGCCGTTCATGCCATGGATGTAGGCCTCACCGAGTTGACCGCCATGGGTGTTGATGGGAAGCCGCCCACCGATTTCGATCGCACCGTCGGCGATGAAGTCCTTGGCCTCGCCCTTACCGCAGAATCCCAACTCCTCCAACTGAATCAGCGTGAAGGGGGTGAAATGGTCGTACAAGACGGCGGTCTGGATGTCGGACGGCTTCAGGCCGGACTGCTGCCACAGCTGCTGCCCCACCACGCCCATCTCCGGTAGGCCCAGTTCCGGCCGGTAGTAGCTGACCATCGTGTACTGGTCGGGGCTCGAGCCCTGCGACGCCGCCTCGATGACGGCCGGCCGCTGCTTGAGGTCCCGCGCGCGCTCCACCGAAGTCACCACGATCGCGACCGCACCGTCGGTTTCCTGGCAGCAGTCCAGCAGCCGCAGCGGCTCGGCGATCCATCGCGAATTCTGGTGATCCTCAATGGTGATCGGCTTCCCGTAGAAGTACGCCTTGGGATTCTTCGCGGCGTGCTTGCGGTCGGCCACCGAGATGACGCCGAAGTCGCGGCTGGTCGCACCGGAGGAGTGCATGTAGCGCTGGGCGATCATGGCGACCTGGGCGGCCGGTGTGGACAGACCATGCGGGTAGGAGAAGGAATTGTCGGCGGCGGTCGAATCGGCCTGCGCGCGGGCGTCTCCCGCCAGCCGGGCCTGCACCTGGCCGAACCGCATGCCCGACCGTTCGTTGAACGCCCGGTACGCCACCACGACGTCGGCCACCCCGGTGGCGACGGCCATCGCCGCCTGCTGGACGGTCGCACACGCGGCGCCGCCACCGTAACCGATCTGCGAGAAGAACTTCAGGTCACCGATACCGACCGCGCGGGCCACCGCGGTCTCGTTGTTGGTGTCCATCGTGAAGGTGGTCAGCCCGTCGACGTCCGACGGCGAAAGGCCCGCGTCGTCCAACGCGTCCAACACCGCCTCGGCGGCCAACCGCAGCTCGCTTCGACCGGAGTCCTTCGAGAAGTCGGTGGCGCCGATGCCGACGATCGCGGCCTTGCCCGACAACATCAGGAATCCCCCATCGTCAGTGTCACGGTCGCGATGACGTGATCGCCAAGGCTGTTGCGCCCGAACACCTTCACCGTGATCAGGCCGTCCTCCACGGCGGTCACCTCACCGGAGAAGGTCACCGTGTCGTAGGCGTACCACGGCACGCCGAGCCGCAGCCCGATGGACTTGATCAGCGCCGACGGGCCCGCCCAGTCGGTGACGTAGCGCTGCACCAGGCCGGTGTCGGTGAGGATGTTGACGAAGATGTCCTTCGACCCCTTGGCCTGTGCCAGGTCCCGGTCGTGGTGCACGTCCTGGAAGTCCCGCGTGGCCAGGGCCGTCGAGATGATGAAGGTGGGGTCGCCGTGCAGCTTGAGTTCGGGCAGTACGGTGCCCACTTCGATCGCCGGCGCGCTCATGCCTGCGGCTCCCACGCATACAGTGTCCACTCCGGGCCGCTGTCACCGGCGGGGAAGTCGATATAGGTTGCGCGCACCGGCATTCCAATCCTCACGTCGGCCGGGTCGACCCCGCGCAGCTCGCCCAGCATCCGCACGCCCTCGTCGAGTTCGACCAACGCGATCACGAATGGCAGCGTACGGCCCGGCACCTTCGGCGCATGGTGCACGACGAAACTGAACACCGTGCCGTTGCCGCCGGCCACCACGTAATCGATCGGCGCGGCCTTGTCCTGCCACACCGCCGGCACGGGCGGGTGCTGCAGGCTGCCGTCGGGTCGCCGCTGGATCCGCAGCTCGTGCGCCTTGACCCCCTCCCAGAAGAAGGCGGTGTCCCGCGACGACGAGGGACGCATCATGGCGTCGGGATCCAGGTCCTCGGGCACGGCAGGCCCGGACGCCTCTTCCCGCGGCTTGAATTTCAGGATGCGCCAGTTCATCTCGGCGACGTCCTCATCCCCGACCCGCCAGATGATGTGCTGGTTGATGAAATAACCCTCACCCAAACCGGTCTGCTTGGGCCCGATCACGTCACCCATCTCCGAGGTGATGCTGACGTGCTCGCCGGGACGCAGGTAGCGGTGATAGGTCTGCTCGCAGTTGGTGGCGACGACGCCGATGTAGCCGGCGTTGTCGAACAACTCCATGAGGGGGCCCATCGGGTCGTCCTTCGGACGCTCACCGCTCAGGCCGAACATGGTCCAGACCTGAATCATCGCCGGCGGGGCAACGATTCCCGGATGCCCGGCCGCCCGGGCCGCGGCCTCGTCGACGTAGACGGGGTTGCGGTCGCCGATGGCCTCCACCCAGTTGTTGACCATCGGCTGGTTCACCGGGTCGCGGCCGGCGCGCGGCTTGGGCCCACCGGCCGCCTTGATCTCGGCGACGGCGTCGTGGATGTCGGTCATCGGGGCACCCTCGGCACTTTGAGGCCCGCCGCCGCGATCATCTCTCGCATGACTTCGTTGACGCCTCCACCGAAGGTGATGACCAGGTTGCGCTTGGTTTGCGAGTCCAGCCAGTTAAGCAGCTCGGCGGTGTCCGAGTCGGCCGGGTTGCCATACTTGCCGACGATCTCTTCGGCGAGTCGGCCGATGTACTGAATGCGCTCGGTGCCAAAGACTTTCGTGGCCGCGGCGTCGGCCATGTTGATGTCTTCACCGGCCGCGGCCACCTGCCAGTTGAGCAGCTCGTTGATCCGCCACATCGCGTGGATCTCGCCGAGCGCCCGCTTGACGTCCTGATGGTCGATCGGGGTTATCCCGTCGCTGCCCGGCTTGGATGCCCAGGAGTGCAAACGGTCGTAGATGCCGGCAGTGCGGCCCGCCGGGCCGAGCATGACGCGTTCGTTGTTGAGCTGGGTGGTGATGAGCCGCCAGCCGCCGTTCTCCTCGCCGACCAGCATGTCCGCCGGCACCCGCACGTCGTTGTAGTACGTGGCGTTGGTGTGGTGCGCGCCGTCGGACAGGATGATCGGGGTCCAAGAGAATCCGGGATCCTTCGTGTCGACGATCAGGATCGAAATGCCCTTGTGCTTCACGGCTTCCGGGTCGGTGCGGCAGGCCAGCCAGATGTAGTCGGCGTCGTGCCCGCCGGTGGTCCACATCTTCTGGCCGTTGACGATGTACTCGTCGCCCTGACGGACGGCGGTGGTTCGCAGGGACGCCAGGTCGGTGCCCGCCTCTGGTTCGCTGTAGCCGATCGCGAAGTGCACCTCGCCCGCCAAGATCGCCGGCAGGAACTTCTTCTTCTGCGCCTCACTACCGAACTGCTGCAGCGTCGGACCGACGGTCTGCAGGGTGACGGCGGGCAGCGGAACGTCGGCCCGATGCGCCTCGTTGACGAAGATCGACTGCTCGATGGGACCGAAGCCCAAGCCGCCGAACTCCTTTGGCCACCCCACGCCGAGCTTGCCGTCCCGGCCCATCCGCCTGATCACCGCGCGGTAGGCCTCGTTGTGCCGGTCCTGCTCCATCGCCTTCATCTCGTCGGACGAGATCAGGTTCGAAAAGTACTCCCGCAGTTCCGCTTGCAGCTGGCGCTGCTCCGGAGTCAGGTCTATGAACATTGCGCTCCCACCAAGTCGAGCCGATGAGAAGAACCGCCCAGCAGTCGGGACAGGTCCTTGATCGTCGAGTAGTACCGGTGCATCGGGTAGGTGACGTCCATCCCCATGCCGCCGTGTAGATGATGGCAGGTCTGCATGACCGGCGGCGCCTGCGAGGTGATCCAGTAACCGAGAACGTCGAGGTCGTCGTCGGCGTCCCGGCCCTCGGACAGCCGCCACACCACCGACTTGGCCGCCAAATCGATCGTGCGCGAGGCGATGTAGACCTCGGCGAGTTGCGCCGCCACCGTCTGGAACGTGGACAGCGGCTTGCCGAACTGCTTGCGGTTGGCCACGTAGTCCGCGGTCAGGCGCAGCGCCCCGGCCACCAGCCCGTCGGCATAAGCGCCGACGGCCGCCAAGGCAAGCTGGTTGACCCGATGCGCCCGGGCTCCGGCCAGCACGTCGGACTCGCCGACAGCGACGTCGGCGAACGTGACGGTGTACTCGTCCGCACCGTTCGATGTCGGCGTCTTAACCACCGCCACGCCGTCGGCCTTCGGCGACACCACCACCACCGCGCTGTCGGCGGTCACGACGATCCAGTCGGCCGATTCGGCATACGGCACAGCCACTTTGGTGCCCGCCAGGCGGCCGTTGGCGAACGTCGTCGACGGCCGATCGGGCAGCGCGGTGCCGGGCTCGTTGAGTGCGGCAGTCAGCACGCCACCCTTGGCGACGCCGCTCAGGAACCGGTCCTGCTGTTCGGCGGAGGCCAGCTCAAGCAGCGGCGCCACGCCGAAGCCGAGCGTGGCCAGCGCGGGCGTGATGGCGCCGTGACGACCCACCTCGGTGAGCACCGTGGCAACCTCGGGCAGGCCCACGCCGTCGCCGCCGAGGCGTTCGGGCACCGGCAGCGCCGCCACGCCCCCGCTGACCAGCGCGTCCCAGCTGAGGTCACGATCCAGAACGGACGTCACCACGTCGGCGACGGCCTGTTGCGTCGCAGTGAGGTTGAAGTCCATCAGGACGTCACCGCGTCGCGCCGGTGTAGTCGACCTGCCAGTGCTTGATCCCGTTGAGCCAGCCCGACCGCAGCCGCTCCGGCTCGCCGATGGGCTTGAGGTCCGGCATGTGATCGGCGACCGCGTTGAAGATCAGGTTGATGGTCATGCGGGCCAGGTTCGCGCCGATGCAGTAGTGGGCGCCGGTGCCGCCGAAGCCGACATGGGGATTCGGGTCGCGCAGGATGTTGAAGGTGTGCGGGTCTTCGAAGACCTCTTCGTCGAAATTGGCGGACCGGTAGGACATCACCACCCGCTGGCCCTTCTTGATCTGGACACCGGCCAACTCGGTGTCCTCGTTGGCGGTGCGCTGGAAGGCCGACACCGGGGTGGCCCACCGGATGATCTCGTCGGCGGTGGTCGACGGGCGCTCCTTCTTGAACAGCTCCCACTGATCGGGGTTGTTGGCCATGGCGATCATGCCGTGCGTGATCGAGTTGCGCGTGGTCTCGTTGCCCGCCACGGCGAGCATGACCACGAAGAAGCCGAACTCGTCGTCGGAGAGCTTTTCGCCCTCGATGTCGGCCTCGATGAGCGTGGTGACGATGTCGTCGGTCGGGTTCTTGCCCCGCTCCTCGGCCATGGCCATCGCGTAGGTGATCAGCTCCATCGACGACTGTGCGGGATCGACGTGCGCATACTCGGGGTCCGTGCCGCCCGTCATCTCGTTGGACCAGCGGAAGAGCTTGTCGCGGTCCTCCTGGGGAACGCCGAGCAGCCCCGCGATGGCTTGCAGCGGCAGCTCGCACGAGACCTGCTCGACGAAGTCGCCGCTGCCCTCGGCCGCCGCGGTCTTGGCGATGTTCTGGGCCCGCTGGGCCAGTTCGGCTTCCAGCCGTCCGATGGCCCGCGGGGTGAACCCGCGGGAGATGATCTTGCGCAGCCGGGTGTGGTGCGGCGCGTCCATGTTGAGCATGACGCTGCGCTGCAGTTCCACCTGCTCACGCTTCATCTCCGGCGGCCATGTCGGGATGGCGCCGTTCATCCAGCTGGAGAAGATGTCACTGCGTTTCGACACCTCCTTGACGTCGGCGTGCCTGGTGACGATCCAATAGCCGTGGTCCTCGAACCCGCCGGCGCCGTTGGGAATGTCGACCCAGTGGATCGGCTCCGCCTTGCGCAGCCAGGCGAGCTCCTCGACGGGCAGCCCGGCGAGGTTGACGTCCGGGTCAAGGAAGTCGAAGTCGGCGGGAATGTTGGGGGGTGCCATGATGTGTGCGCTCCTCAATTGCAACGTGTTCTAGTGCCAGTAAAACACGGCTCCTAGGCAGATAAAAGGCAGGTCATCATCCTCGCTTGTCAGAGTAATGAAACGTGTTCTAGCCTGACGGAATGGGTAACCCGGTAATCGTCGAAGCCACCCGCAGCCCGATCGGCAAGCGGAACGGATGGCTGTCAGGGCTGCACGCCACCGAGCTGCTCGGTGCGGTGCAGAAGGCACTGGTGGAGAAGGCCGGCATCGATGCGGGCGACGTCGAACAGGTGATCGGCGGCTGCGTGACGCAGTTCGGCGAGCAGTCCAACAACATCACCCGGGTGAGCTGGCTCGTCGCCGGGCTGCCCGAACACGTCGGCGCCACGACCGTGGACTGCCAGTGCGGCAGCAGCCAGCAGGCCAACGGCCTGATCGCCGGCCTGATCGCGGCCGGCGCGATCGACATCGGCATCGCGTGCGGAATCGAGGCCATGAGCCGCGTCGGACTCGGCGCCAACGCCGGTCCCGACCGCAGCATCCTGCGGCCCGCGTCGTGGGACATCGACCTGCCCGACCAGTTCACCGCCGCTGAGCGGATCGCCAAGCGGCGCGGCATCACGCGTGACGACATCGACCAGTTCGGTTACGAGTCGCAGGCCAAGGCCAAGCAGGCCTGGGAGGAAGGCCGTTTCGATCGCGAGATCTCCCCGATCGAGGCGCCGGCGCTGGACGAGAACAAGCAACCGACGTCGGAGCGGGTCACCATCTCCCGCGACCAGGGCCTGCGGGAGACGACTCTGTCGGGCCTTTCCGCGCTGAAGCCGGTCATCGAGGGCGGGATCCACACGGCGGGAACGTCGTCGCAGATCTCCGACGGGGCCGCGGCCGTGTTGTGGATGGACGAGGACAAGGCCAAGGCGCTCGGGCTGCGGCCGCGGGCGCGCATCGTCAGCCAGGCGCTCATCGGCGCCGAGCCGTACTACCACCTGGACGGCCCGGTGCAGTCGACGGCCAAGGTGCTGGAGAAGGCCGGCATGAAGATGGGCGACATCGACCTGGTAGAGATCAACGAGGCCTTCGCGTCGGTGGTGCTGTCGTGGGCGCGAGTCCACGAGCCCGACATGGCCAGGGTCAACGTCAACGGCGGTGCCATCGCGCTGGGCCACCCGGTGGGCAGCACCGGCAGCAGGCTGATCACCACCGCCCTGCACGAGCTGGAGCGCACCGATCAGACCACCGCGCTGATCACCATGTGCGCGGGCGGGGCCCTGTCGACCGGCACCATCATCGAGCGCATCTAGCACTTGATCGTCTCGGAGGAGAGCCGCATCGCCGCGGCGCAGTCCTATATCGACGCGCTGGTCAGCCATGACGGCGACTCAGTGCCGTTCGCCGCGCGGTGCACCCGCGTCGAGCAGGGGATCAAGAACGGGTTTTCCGGAAACCACCTGCGCCGCAGCCTTAATCGCGGTGCCCAGTACCGATTCCTCGCCGACACCACACCGCCGGACTACCGGATCGAGGGCGATCGGGTGCACGCGGCGTACACCGTGCTCACCAAGGCGGCGTTCGGCGGCCGGCGGCTGGCCGCACGGGTCAGCGAGACGTTCGCGATTCCCGCCGAAACTCCGAGCGGGGCGGCCGAAATCCAGCACATCAAGGTTCGC contains:
- a CDS encoding cytochrome P450; translation: MAPPNIPADFDFLDPDVNLAGLPVEELAWLRKAEPIHWVDIPNGAGGFEDHGYWIVTRHADVKEVSKRSDIFSSWMNGAIPTWPPEMKREQVELQRSVMLNMDAPHHTRLRKIISRGFTPRAIGRLEAELAQRAQNIAKTAAAEGSGDFVEQVSCELPLQAIAGLLGVPQEDRDKLFRWSNEMTGGTDPEYAHVDPAQSSMELITYAMAMAEERGKNPTDDIVTTLIEADIEGEKLSDDEFGFFVVMLAVAGNETTRNSITHGMIAMANNPDQWELFKKERPSTTADEIIRWATPVSAFQRTANEDTELAGVQIKKGQRVVMSYRSANFDEEVFEDPHTFNILRDPNPHVGFGGTGAHYCIGANLARMTINLIFNAVADHMPDLKPIGEPERLRSGWLNGIKHWQVDYTGATR
- a CDS encoding lipid-transfer protein, producing MLSGKAAIVGIGATDFSKDSGRSELRLAAEAVLDALDDAGLSPSDVDGLTTFTMDTNNETAVARAVGIGDLKFFSQIGYGGGAACATVQQAAMAVATGVADVVVAYRAFNERSGMRFGQVQARLAGDARAQADSTAADNSFSYPHGLSTPAAQVAMIAQRYMHSSGATSRDFGVISVADRKHAAKNPKAYFYGKPITIEDHQNSRWIAEPLRLLDCCQETDGAVAIVVTSVERARDLKQRPAVIEAASQGSSPDQYTMVSYYRPELGLPEMGVVGQQLWQQSGLKPSDIQTAVLYDHFTPFTLIQLEELGFCGKGEAKDFIADGAIEIGGRLPINTHGGQLGEAYIHGMNGIAEGVRQLRGTSVNPVPDVEHVLVTAGTGVPTSGLILG
- a CDS encoding MaoC family dehydratase encodes the protein MSAPAIEVGTVLPELKLHGDPTFIISTALATRDFQDVHHDRDLAQAKGSKDIFVNILTDTGLVQRYVTDWAGPSALIKSIGLRLGVPWYAYDTVTFSGEVTAVEDGLITVKVFGRNSLGDHVIATVTLTMGDS
- a CDS encoding acyl-CoA dehydrogenase family protein, which encodes MDFNLTATQQAVADVVTSVLDRDLSWDALVSGGVAALPVPERLGGDGVGLPEVATVLTEVGRHGAITPALATLGFGVAPLLELASAEQQDRFLSGVAKGGVLTAALNEPGTALPDRPSTTFANGRLAGTKVAVPYAESADWIVVTADSAVVVVSPKADGVAVVKTPTSNGADEYTVTFADVAVGESDVLAGARAHRVNQLALAAVGAYADGLVAGALRLTADYVANRKQFGKPLSTFQTVAAQLAEVYIASRTIDLAAKSVVWRLSEGRDADDDLDVLGYWITSQAPPVMQTCHHLHGGMGMDVTYPMHRYYSTIKDLSRLLGGSSHRLDLVGAQCS
- a CDS encoding bifunctional MaoC family dehydratase N-terminal/OB-fold nucleic acid binding domain-containing protein, with product MTDIHDAVAEIKAAGGPKPRAGRDPVNQPMVNNWVEAIGDRNPVYVDEAAARAAGHPGIVAPPAMIQVWTMFGLSGERPKDDPMGPLMELFDNAGYIGVVATNCEQTYHRYLRPGEHVSITSEMGDVIGPKQTGLGEGYFINQHIIWRVGDEDVAEMNWRILKFKPREEASGPAVPEDLDPDAMMRPSSSRDTAFFWEGVKAHELRIQRRPDGSLQHPPVPAVWQDKAAPIDYVVAGGNGTVFSFVVHHAPKVPGRTLPFVIALVELDEGVRMLGELRGVDPADVRIGMPVRATYIDFPAGDSGPEWTLYAWEPQA
- a CDS encoding steroid 3-ketoacyl-CoA thiolase, which encodes MGNPVIVEATRSPIGKRNGWLSGLHATELLGAVQKALVEKAGIDAGDVEQVIGGCVTQFGEQSNNITRVSWLVAGLPEHVGATTVDCQCGSSQQANGLIAGLIAAGAIDIGIACGIEAMSRVGLGANAGPDRSILRPASWDIDLPDQFTAAERIAKRRGITRDDIDQFGYESQAKAKQAWEEGRFDREISPIEAPALDENKQPTSERVTISRDQGLRETTLSGLSALKPVIEGGIHTAGTSSQISDGAAAVLWMDEDKAKALGLRPRARIVSQALIGAEPYYHLDGPVQSTAKVLEKAGMKMGDIDLVEINEAFASVVLSWARVHEPDMARVNVNGGAIALGHPVGSTGSRLITTALHELERTDQTTALITMCAGGALSTGTIIERI
- the fadE29 gene encoding acyl-CoA dehydrogenase FadE29, with product MFIDLTPEQRQLQAELREYFSNLISSDEMKAMEQDRHNEAYRAVIRRMGRDGKLGVGWPKEFGGLGFGPIEQSIFVNEAHRADVPLPAVTLQTVGPTLQQFGSEAQKKKFLPAILAGEVHFAIGYSEPEAGTDLASLRTTAVRQGDEYIVNGQKMWTTGGHDADYIWLACRTDPEAVKHKGISILIVDTKDPGFSWTPIILSDGAHHTNATYYNDVRVPADMLVGEENGGWRLITTQLNNERVMLGPAGRTAGIYDRLHSWASKPGSDGITPIDHQDVKRALGEIHAMWRINELLNWQVAAAGEDINMADAAATKVFGTERIQYIGRLAEEIVGKYGNPADSDTAELLNWLDSQTKRNLVITFGGGVNEVMREMIAAAGLKVPRVPR